The Benincasa hispida cultivar B227 chromosome 9, ASM972705v1, whole genome shotgun sequence genome has a segment encoding these proteins:
- the LOC120086956 gene encoding oligopeptide transporter 2-like, protein MASFEIESETDSTTRKPIADDEISPIEQVRLTVSNEDDPSIPVWTFRMWFLGLLSCIILSFLNTFFGYRTEPLVISMISVQVATLPIGRFMANVLPTKTFRIPGFGDREFSLNPGPFNIKEHVLISIFANAGSAFGNGAAYAIGIVDIVMAFYHRKISFLAGWILVITTQVMGYGWAGILRKYVVDPAEMWWPSSLVQVSLFRAMHEKDESRMSRGKFFLIALICSFSWYVIPGYLFPTLSTISWVCWIYPRSVTAQQLGSGMHGLGLGSFSLDWSVIASYLYSPLISPFFAIINVAVGYIVVMYIMLPIAYWNANLYNAKNFPIFSSHLYDAKGQIYNVSAIVNEKFEIDMDAYEKQGRINLSVFFSLSYGIGFAAIISTLSHVALFNGKEIYQQFRASYSGKEDIHTKLMKKYKDIPGWWFHLLLLLSIILSLAMCIFMKDQIQMPWWGLIFAAVLALTFTLPISIITATTNQSPGLNIITEYLMGIILPGRPISNVCFKTYGYISMTQAVSFLNDFKLGHYMKIPPISMFIVQCVGTLIAGTVNMGVAWWLLTSIENICQDQLLPPNSPWTCPGDRVFFDASVIWGLVGPKRIFGSLGNYAALNWFFIGGAIGPLLVWLLQKAFPNHKWISLINLPVLLGSTAIMPPATAVNFNCWIIVGTIFNFFIFRYRKEWWQRYNYVLSAALDAGLAFMGVFLYFTLTMEDRSLSWWGSDGEHCELASCPTAKGIVVDGCPVF, encoded by the exons ATGGCTTCTTTCGAAATCGAGTCTGAAACAGACAGTACTACTCGCAAACCAATCGCCGACGACGAAATTTCCCCAATCGAACAAGTTCGTCTCACCGTCTCCAATGAAGACGATCCTTCCATTCCCGTCTGGACCTTTCGAATGTGGTTTCTCGGATTACTTTCCTGTATTATCCTTTCCTTTCTCAACACCTTCTTCGGCTACCGAACGGAACCGCTCGTCATTTCAATGATCTCCGTTCAGGTCGCTACATTGCCGATCGGACGGTTCATGGCGAACGTCCTTCCTACGAAGACGTTTCGGATCCCTGGATTTGGAGATCGAGAATTCTCGCTCAATCCAGGGCCGTTTAATATAAAAGAACATGTGTTGATTTCGATCTTTGCTAATGCTGGTTCTGCTTTTGGTAATGGAGCTGCTTATGCAATTGGAATTGTGGATATTGTGATGGCGTTTTATCATCGGAAAATCTCGTTCTTAGCTGGTTGGATTCTGGTTATTACGACGCAG GTTATGGGATATGGTTGGGCGGGTATACTGAGGAAATACGTTGTGGATCCTGCAGAAATGTGGTGGCCGAGTAGTCTTGTGCAGGTCTCTTTGTTCAG AGCCATGCACGAGAAAGACGAAAGTCGAATGTCAAGAGGGAAATTTTTCTTGATTGCCCTTATATGTAGCTTCTCATGGTACgtaatccctggttatctattcCCAACTCTGTCGACCATCTCATGGGTTTGCTGGATTTATCCACGCTCAGTCACAGCCCAGCAACTGGGGTCTGGCATGCACGGCCTCGGCCTCGGCTCCTTCTCTCTCGACTGGTCTGTCATCGCCTCCTACCTCTACAGCCCTCTTATCAGCCCCTTCTTTGCCATCATCAATGTTGCTGTTGGCTACATTGTTGTTATGTATATTATGCTCCCAATTGCATACTGGAACGCCAATCTCTACAATGCCAAAAACTTCCCCATCTTTTCATCTCATCTTTACGATGCCAAAGGTCAGATTTATAACGTTTCTGCCATTGTCAATGAGAAGTTTGAGATCGATATGGACGCATACGAGAAGCAAGGGAGGATAAATCTCAGTGTATTTTTTTCACTCTCCTATGGCATTGGGTTTGCTGCTATCATTTCTACCCTCTCTCATGTTGCGCTGTTCAACGGAAA GGAGATATATCAACAGTTCCGAGCTTCTTATAGCGGTAAAGAAGATATACATACAAAATTAATGAAGAAGTACAAGGATATACCCGGCTGGTGGTTCCACTTGCTTCTTCTTTTGTCTATTATTTTGTCTCTTGCAATGTGCATTTTCATGAAAGATCAAATTCAAATGCCGTGGTGGGGACTCATCTTTGCTGCTGTTCTTGCTTTGACTTTTACCCTTCCGATCAGTATCATAACTGCGACTACAAATCAG TCCCCAGGGCTCAACATTATCACAGAGTACCTGATGGGTATTATATTGCCAGGAAGACCAATATCCAATGTCTGCTTTAAGACCTATGGATATATAAGCATGACCCAGGCTGTCTCATTTCTCAATGATTTCAAGCTCGGCCATTACATGAAGATACCCCCAATTTCCATGTTCATCGTTCAG TGCGTAGGAACTCTCATAGCCGGAACAGTGAACATGGGAGTAGCCTGGTGGCTTCTAACTTCCATAGAAAACATCTGTCAAGACCAACTCCTCCCTCCCAACAGCCCGTGGACCTGCCCGGGTGACCGAGTTTTCTTCGACGCTTCAGTAATTTGGGGTCTCGTTGGCCCCAAACGAATCTTTGGCTCTCTCGGTAACTACGCCGCCCTTAACTGGTTCTTCATCGGCGGCGCAATTGGCCCTCTCTTGGTTTGGCTTCTTCAAAAAGCTTTTCCTAATCACAAGTGGATTTCCCTCATTAACCTCCCCGTCCTTCTCGGCTCCACCGCCATCATGCCGCCGGCCACCGCTGTGAACTTCAATTGCTGGATTATCGTTGGCACAATcttcaatttcttcattttcaGATACCGGAAAGAATGGTGGCAGAGGTATAATTATGTGCTGTCGGCGGCGTTGGATGCTGGATTGGCTTTCATGGGAGTGTTTCTGTATTTCACTTTGACTATGGAGGATAGAAGCTTGTCATGGTGGGGATCTGATGGCGAGCATTGTGAATTGGCTAGTTGTCCCACCGCTAAAGGTATTGTTGTCGATGGTTGTCCTGTTTTCTGA